In Strix uralensis isolate ZFMK-TIS-50842 chromosome 26, bStrUra1, whole genome shotgun sequence, a genomic segment contains:
- the IFT46 gene encoding intraflagellar transport protein 46 homolog, whose product MAERRAPETRLVENQPYDESLDLPEAEEAGGAAGRPAGARSPRAGGAGRPRGSRRPGLPGAGDGAADRSSEEEEEEEEKGGGKEDAAAPSAPALSEDDDDDEDSEEDSSETDSEDDSEEHGAAVEDDFNLTDYDYLPVSSEIKELFEYIKRYTPKTVEIEHKLQPFIPDFIPAVGDIDAFLKVPRPDGKPDNLGLLVLDEPSTKQSDPTVLSLWLTENSKQHNITQQIKVKSLENAEKNPKAIDNWIESISELHRCKPPATVHYSRPMPDIEALMQEWSPEFEELLGKAGLPTAEMSCDLPEYVDMVCAILDIPVYKSRIQPLHVLFSLYSEFKNSQHFKPLAEGKKGRSPPSNTPSRAAEAEVLSFT is encoded by the exons atGGCGGAGCGGCGGGCGCCGGAG ACCCGCCTGGTCGAGAACCAGCCGTACGACGAGAGCCTGGATCTGCCGGAGGCCGAggaggcgggcggcgcggcggggaggccgGCCGGGGCCCGCTcgccgcgggcggggggcgcgggccgcccccggggctcccgccggccAGGACTGCCCGGAGCGGGCGACGGCGCGGCCGATCgcagcagcgaggaggaggaggaggaggaggagaagggcgGCGGTAAG GAGGACGCGGCGGCCCCCTCGGCCCCCGCCCTCAGcgaggacgacgacgacgacgaggactCGGAGGAGGATTCGTCCGAGACCGACTCGGAGGACGACTCGGAGGAGCACGGGGCTGCGGTAGAGGA tGACTTCAACCTCACAGATTATGACTACCTGCCTGTGTCTTCGGAAATCAAAGAACTCTTTGAGTACATCAAGAG GTACACTCCCAAAACAGTAGAGATCGAGCACAAACTGCAGCCTTTCATTCCCGACTTTATTCCTGCAGTTGGAGACATCGACGCATTCCTAAAG GTGCCCCGTCCTGATGGCAAACCCGATAACCTGGGCCTGCTGGTCCTGGACGAGCCGTCGACCAAGCAGTCGGATCCCACCGTGCTCTCCCTCTGGCTGACGGAGAACTCCAAGCAGCACAACATCACA caGCAGATAAAAGTGAAGAGTTTGGAGAATGCAGAGAAGAACCCCAAAGCCATCGACAACTGGATCGAAAGTATCAGCGAACTGCACCGCTGCAAACCTCCTGCCACGGTCCATTACAGCCG GCCCATGCCTGACATCGAGGCGCTGATGCAGGAATGGTCACCGGAATTTGAGGAGCTCTTGGGAAAG GCGGGGCTGCCCACGGCAGAGATGAGCTGCGACCTGCCCGAGTACGTCGACATGGTCTGCG CCATTCTGGACATCCCCGTGTACAAGAGCCGGATCCAGCCTCTGCACGTCCTCTTCTCCCTCTACTCGGAGTTCAAGAACTCGCAG CACTTCAAGCCGCTGGCTGAGGGGAAGAAGGGCAGGAGCCCGCCCTCCAACACACCTTCCCGAGCGGCGGAGGCGGAAGTCCTGAGCTTCACGTGA
- the TTC36 gene encoding tetratricopeptide repeat protein 36 — protein MATAGDRAVLQSIFNPSTPFGDIPGLDEEEEDTQEEGDGFAPELLAQARDLELQGVSAAESGDVSAALERFSEAIRLLPQRPSAYNNHAQALRLRGDLPGALRDLDASIRLSRGRGRAACQSFVQRGLIRRLQARDEEARQDFERAARLGSAFARRQLVLLNPYSALCNQMLCEMLERLRNPGSPGSP, from the exons ATGGCCACGGCCGGCGACAGGGCCGTGCTGCAGAGCATCTTCAACCCCAGCACCCCCTTCGGGGACATCCCCGGGctggatgaggaggaggaggacaccCAGGAGGAAG GCGACGGCTTTGCGCCGGAGCTGCTGGCGCAGGCGCGGGACCTGGAGCTGCAGGGGGTTTCCGCCGCCGAGTCAGGGGACGTGAGTGCGGCCCTGGAGCGGTTCAGCGAGGCCATTCGCCTGCTGCCCCAGCGCCCCTCGGCCTACAACAACCACGCCCAGGCGCTGCGGCTGCGGGGGGACCTGCCAG GCGCCCTGCGCGACCTGGACGCCTCCATCCGCCTgagccggggccgcggccgcgccgcctGCCAGAGCTTCGTCCAGCGCGGCCTGATCCGCCGCCTGCAAGCTCGCGACGAGGAGGCGCGGCAGGACTTCGAGCGTGCGGCGCGGCTGGGCAGCGCCTTCGCCCGGCGGCAGCTGGTGCTGCTGAACCCCTACTCGGCGCTCTGCAACCAGATGCTCTGCGAGATGCTGGAGCGGCTGCGCAAccccggcagccccggcagcccctGA